The following coding sequences are from one Hippopotamus amphibius kiboko isolate mHipAmp2 chromosome 9, mHipAmp2.hap2, whole genome shotgun sequence window:
- the LOC130861336 gene encoding olfactory receptor 8B4 has product MALRNSSSVTEFILVGLSQQSELQLPLFLLFLGIYVFTVVGNLGLMTLIGLNSSLHTPMYFFLFNLSFIDLCYSCVFTPKMLNDFVSENTISYVGCMTQLFFFCFFVNSECYVLVSMAYDRYVAICNPLLYTVTMSPQVCSLMMFGSYVIGFSGAMAHTGSMLRLTFCDSNIIDHYLCEVLPLLQLSCTSTHINELVFFIVVGVVITISSISIFISYALILSSILHIPSAEGRSKAFSTCGSHVVAVALFFGSGAFTYLTTSFPGSMDQSKFASVFYTNIVPMLNPLIYSLRNKDVKLALRKTLKRVLF; this is encoded by the coding sequence ATGGCTCTGAGAAACAGCTCCTCAGTGACTGAGTTTATCCTTGTGGGATTATCACAACAATCAGAGCTCcagctccccctcttcctcctgttCTTAGGGATCTATGTGTTTACTGTGGTAGGCAACTTGGGCTTGATGACCTTAATTGGGCTGAATTCTAGCCTTCACACTCCAatgtactttttccttttcaacttgTCTTTTATAGATCTCTGTTATTCCTGTGTGTTTACCCCTAAAATGCTAAATGATTTTGTGTCAGAAAATACCATTTCTTATGTGGGATGCATGACTCaactatttttcttctgtttctttgtcaATTCTGAGTGCTACGTGCTGGTATCAATGGCTtatgatcgctatgtggccatctgcaatcCTCTGCTGTACACGGTCACCATGTcgcctcaggtctgttctctgatGATGTTTGGTTCATATGTGATAGGGTTTTCTGGGGCAATGGCCCACACCGGAAGCATGCTGAGACTGACCTTCTGTGATTCTAACATCATTGACCATTATCTGTGTGAAGTCCTCCCCCTCTTGCAGCTCTCCTGCACCAGCACCCACATCAATGAGCtggtgttttttattgttgttggaGTGGTCATCACAATATCCAGTATCAGTATCTTCATCTCTTATGCTTTGATTCTCTCCAGTATCCTCCATATTCCTTCTGCTGAGGGCAGGTCCAAAGCCTTTAGCACATGCGGCTCCCATGTAGTTGCTGTGGCTCTCTTCTTTGGGTCAGGGGCATTCACTTATTTAACAACCTCTTTTCCTGGATCTATGGACCAGAGTAAATTTGCCTCAGTCTTCTACACCAACATTGTTCCAATGCTTAACCCTTTGATCTACAGTTTGAGGAATAAAGATGTTAAACTTGCTCTGAGAAAAACCCTGAAGAGAGTGCTCTTCTGA